The genome window TTTCGGAGCGACGCCACGGTGAGCGTTACCGCCCGGAATCATTGAAAAGATGCAATACCCAATGTTATGATGTCGGATGGTCAGGAGAGCCAGCCTCTTGTTGAGGGTTGTTGCCAAGAGCATAGACTTCGTGATGATCCTCGCCGCAATGGAGGCCCTGCCACGGGCGGGATGGCTGGCGGGGCTGGGGTATCTGCTCATCAGCGACGGGCTGTCCGAGGGAAAGAGCGTGGGGAAGCGGCTCACCGGGCTCCGGGTCCTGAGCCACTCCGGCGGTCCGTGCACCATCAGGGATTCCATCCTCCGCAACTGCACCCTCGGTGCGGGCGTTCTCCTGGTCAAGGTGCCTTTTGTTGGCTGGATATTCCTCGTGGGCGT of Nitrospirota bacterium contains these proteins:
- a CDS encoding RDD family protein, producing MVRRASLLLRVVAKSIDFVMILAAMEALPRAGWLAGLGYLLISDGLSEGKSVGKRLTGLRVLSHSGGPCTIRDSILRNCTLGAGVLLVKVPFVGWIFLVGVIVLEFIILLGSRDGARLGDEIARTSVVETTEAVQES